A portion of the Simkania negevensis Z genome contains these proteins:
- a CDS encoding amino acid permease: MRQRQLGLWMLTALVVGNMIGSGVFLLPASLASFGTVTIFSWVATSIGAMFLALVFAKLSTLFPRTGGPYVFCREGYGDFVGFQVAYNYWVSMWIGNAGISVAFTGYLSTFIPELNHSNLLAFCVTAGVVWVLTIVNIIGLHFAGFMQLILTILKFVPLVLIALVGLFFIDWSNLAYFNVSGKSNFSAFSGGAMMTLWAFLGVESASVPADDVKDPKKTIPRATILGTSLAAVLYIICTIVIMGVIPIPQLKDSAAPFADLAGKIFGEWGKFAMGAVAVISCLGALNGWILLTGQIPLAAAKDNLFPKKFAKVSKTRAPVFGVVVSSILVTALLFLNFSKNLVDQFTFIILLGTLAAILAYIYSTIAEFVIYIKHPDKVDKASVVKSLTISGLAFLYTFWMVISSGQQIVFYGALLMFTSIPVYGWMEWKKYQKKFVGV, encoded by the coding sequence ATGAGACAGCGCCAACTTGGACTTTGGATGCTCACGGCTCTCGTCGTGGGGAATATGATTGGATCGGGTGTATTTCTTTTGCCCGCCTCTTTAGCATCATTTGGAACAGTGACCATTTTTAGTTGGGTCGCCACATCAATTGGGGCGATGTTTCTCGCTCTCGTCTTTGCAAAGCTCAGTACCCTCTTTCCCAGGACAGGGGGGCCATACGTCTTTTGCCGTGAAGGATACGGGGACTTTGTGGGTTTTCAAGTGGCTTACAACTATTGGGTTTCGATGTGGATTGGGAACGCTGGAATTTCAGTTGCGTTTACTGGGTATCTCAGTACCTTTATTCCTGAGTTGAACCATAGCAACTTGTTGGCTTTTTGTGTGACTGCAGGCGTTGTTTGGGTGCTGACCATTGTTAATATCATTGGGCTCCATTTTGCCGGGTTCATGCAATTGATTTTGACGATTTTGAAATTTGTTCCTTTAGTCCTCATAGCCCTTGTTGGACTCTTTTTCATTGATTGGAGCAATCTTGCTTATTTTAACGTCAGTGGAAAGTCGAACTTTTCTGCTTTTTCTGGAGGAGCGATGATGACCCTTTGGGCCTTTTTAGGGGTCGAATCCGCGTCTGTTCCAGCTGATGATGTGAAAGATCCGAAAAAAACGATTCCAAGAGCGACGATTCTAGGAACATCGCTTGCAGCTGTTTTGTACATCATTTGCACGATCGTGATTATGGGAGTGATTCCCATTCCACAGCTGAAAGATTCTGCAGCCCCATTTGCTGATCTTGCTGGAAAGATCTTTGGAGAATGGGGAAAGTTTGCGATGGGCGCCGTTGCGGTCATTTCCTGCCTAGGAGCTCTCAATGGTTGGATCTTGCTCACAGGGCAAATTCCCCTTGCAGCTGCAAAAGATAACCTATTTCCCAAGAAGTTTGCGAAAGTTTCCAAAACGCGCGCCCCTGTGTTTGGAGTGGTTGTGTCATCGATTCTCGTCACCGCGCTTCTCTTTCTCAACTTTAGCAAAAATCTTGTTGATCAATTCACCTTTATCATCTTGCTTGGAACATTAGCCGCAATTTTGGCCTACATCTATTCGACAATTGCCGAATTTGTGATATACATCAAACATCCAGACAAGGTGGATAAAGCAAGCGTTGTGAAATCACTGACGATTTCTGGATTGGCTTTTCTTTACACTTTCTGGATGGTGATTAGCTCCGGGCAACAAATTGTCTTCTATGGGGCATTACTCATGTTTACAAGCATTCCCGTTTATGGTTGGATGGAGTGGAAGAAGTACCAAAAGAAATTCGTCGGAGTTTGA